A stretch of Plasmodium chabaudi chabaudi strain AS genome assembly, chromosome: 14 DNA encodes these proteins:
- a CDS encoding 5-formyltetrahydrofolate cyclo-ligase, putative, with amino-acid sequence MNNQNNIVLIDLKNYECKYNNKQVKQNVRNNAKKVREIFLKNLINEERNQSFNIYKKNETENYQNGITNKENVFGYKDYLYTNLIRQLYLFLSSMGVNKRTINENNLDNKIDNTYQENCQNNFNFNKIYKYTYNYKKMTNEDIIKSLKKYNINKFDENLEFYTYSFSNQNSVKCERDYNKTNFNICIYLPTKKEIDILFIIDILYDYFYFNLYIPITTKENKLIFFPFCFENNIIIKHNFNIFVPYLYIYKNTYMEKKSIKFNLNSLNIITDKIFDLEFQENKTIFFIPLIAYNKYGCRVGSGKGYYDRTFISLYKKAKINDDKKNKSINQISNETNSYNVSETNNLKENKNNETEKNIHNILIKKNKIIDHVKVSVSFEIFLYDVDFNEPTDIILDYIINEKNIYKFLF; translated from the coding sequence ATgaataatcaaaataatattgtccttattgatttaaaaaattatgaatgtaaatataataataaacagGTCAAACAAAATGTGCGaaataatgcaaaaaaGGTTCGAGaaatatttcttaaaaaCTTGATAAATGAAGAAAGGAATCAAAGtttcaatatttataaaaaaaatgaaactgaaaattatcaaaatggcataacaaataaagaaaacgTATTTGGATATAaagattatttatatacaaatttgaTAAGACAATTGTATTTGTTCCTATCCTCAATGGGTGTCAATAAAAGAACTATCAATGAGAATAATTTAGACAACAAAATCGATAATACTTATCAAGAGAATtgtcaaaataattttaattttaacaaaatatacaagtacacatataattataagaaGATGACAAACGaggatattataaaatcgttaaaaaaatataatataaataaatttgatgaaaatttaGAATTTTATACATACAGTTTTAGTAACCAAAATAGTGTAAAATGTGAGAGAGATTAtaacaaaacaaattttaatatatgtatatatttacctacaaaaaaagaaattgatatattatttattatagacatattatatgattatttttattttaatttatatatacctataacaacaaaagaaaataaattaatcttttttccattttgttttgaaaataatataataataaaacataattttaatatttttgttccatacctttatatatataaaaatacatatatggaaaaaaaatctataaaatttaatttgaattctttaaatataataacagATAAGATATTTGATTTAGAATTtcaagaaaataaaactattttttttatcccGTTAATcgcatataataaatatgggtGTCGAGTTGGTAGTGGGAAAGGATATTATGATAGGACATTTATAAgtctatataaaaaagcaaaaataaatgatgataaaaaaaataaatccatAAACCAAATAAGTAATGAAACAAACTCTTACAATGTAAGtgaaacaaataatttaaaagaaaacaaaaataatgaaactgaaaaaaatattcataatattctcattaaaaaaaataaaattatagatCATGTAAAAGTTAGTGTGTCatttgaaatttttttatatgacgTTGATTTTAATGAACCAACAGATATTATATtagattatataataaatgaaaaaaatatttataaatttttattttga